In Populus alba chromosome 9, ASM523922v2, whole genome shotgun sequence, a genomic segment contains:
- the LOC118059130 gene encoding probable protein phosphatase 2C 63, with protein sequence MMLRSCYRPLERCFGRVAGGGGGDGLMWHADLKQHASGDYSIAVVQANSYLEDQSQVLTSSSATYVGVYDGHGGPEASRFVNKHLFPYMNKFATEHGGLSADVIRKAFNATEEEFCHLVKRSLPWKPQIASAGSCCLVGAISNDVLYVANLGDSRVVLGRGVDEDKKKKVVAERLSTDHNVAVEEVRKEVQALHPDDSHIVVYTRGVWRIKGIIQVSRSIGDVYLKKPEINRDPIFQQFGNPVPLKRPVMNPEPSILIRKLRPEDLFLIFASDGLWEQLTDEAAVEIVFKNPRAGIAKRLVRAAIQEAAKKREMRYNDIKKIKKGTRRHFHDDITVIVIYLHHQKGSSNGGKKNNVVGCTSAPVDIFSLNADQAEVDLLQTIS encoded by the exons ATGATGTTGAGATCGTGTTACAGACCATTAGAGAGGTGTTTTGGTCGGGTAGCAGGTGGTGGCGGCGGTGATGGATTGATGTGGCATGCTGATTTAAAACAACATGCGTCTGGTGATTATTCAATTGCGGTTGTTCAAGCTAATTCTTATTTAGAAGATCAAAGTCAGGTTCTTACGTCCTCCTCCGCTACTTATGTTGGTGTTTATGATGGTCATGGCGGTCCTGAAGCTTCCCGATTTGTCAATAAACATTTGTTTCCTTACATGAATA AATTTGCTACAGAGCATGGGGGGTTATCAGCTGACGTGATAAGGAAGGCATTTAATGCAACTGAAGAGGAGTTTTGTCATTTAGTGAAGCGATCATTACCATGGAAGCCACAAATTGCTTCTGCTGGATCATGTTGTTTGGTTGGAGCTATTtcaaatgatgttttatatgttgCGAACCTTGGGGACTCCAGGGTAGTTCTTGGCCGAGGAGTTGAtgaggataagaaaaaaaaggtagtGGCAGAAAGGTTATCAACTGATCACAATGTTGCTGTTGAGGAGGTGAGAAAGGAGGTTCAGGCACTTCATCCTGATGATTCACATATTGTAGTCTATACTCGTGGAGTTTGGAGGATTAAGGGCATTATACAG gTATCTAGATCCATTGGTGATGTGTATCTGAAGAAACCAGAGATTAACAGGGACCCAATTTTTCAGCAGTTTGGGAACCCTGTTCCTTTGAAACGGCCAGTAATGAATCCAGAACCTTCCATTCTCATTAGAAAGTTGAGGCCAGAAGACTTGTTCCTGATCTTTGCTTCAGATGGTCTTTGGGAACAATTGACCGATGAAGCAGCTGTAGAGATTGTTTTCAAAAACCCAAGAGCT GGGATTGCTAAGAGATTGGTGAGAGCTGCTATTCAGGAGGCTGCAAAGAAAAGAGAGATGAGATATAAtgacataaagaaaataaaaaagggaacgCGGCGGCATTTTCATGATGATATCACTGTGATTGTAATTTATCTTCATCACCAAAAAGGTTCCTCCAATGGTGGGAAAAAGAATAATGTTGTTGGCTGCACCAGTGCTCCAGTCGACATTTTCTCCCTTAATGCAGACCAAGCAGAGGTGGACTTGCTTCAAACAATTTCTTGA
- the LOC118059131 gene encoding uncharacterized protein, with protein MSASSSLVADTVWKTIESTQSVTEEQLSILHFLFGKNLERATKIVDQRGVKKISGQPSGRSIFQVVGESRRKEEYFCFPEHYCACYSFFYDIVNRGEQLCCKHQLAARLAAALGAFIDVKVSDEQLALLLIKL; from the exons ATGAGTGCAAGTAGTAGTTTGGTTGCAGATACAGTTTGGAAAACCATTGAATCAACCCAATCAG TGACTGAGGAGCAGCTTTCAAT CTTGCATTTCTTGTTTGGTAAGAATCTTGAGAGGGCAACAAAGATAGTGGATCAGAGAGGTGTCAAAAAGATCTCTGGTCAGCCCAGTGGTCGTTCCATCTTTCAG GTGGTGGGAGAATCACGGAGGAAGGAGGAGTATTTCTGTTTTCCTGAACACTATTGTGCctgttattcatttttttatgacattGTCAACAGAGGAGAACAACTTTGT TGTAAGCATCAATTAGCTGCAAGACTTGCAGCAGCATTAGGAGCGTTCATTGATGTTAAAGTGTCCGATGAGCAACTGGCGCTCTTACTCATCAAACTATAA
- the LOC118059132 gene encoding uncharacterized protein gives MTEKLALPLLLTNPPPTKLLLPLQSHLHQQQLKLTTPTSPPPQHGTPPMHDFLFKQSPNLSKPTNPQTQPDPFPIPRNRTRIGKARDPNRGKPWTHRRLSLQGQRVLDSLNDPSFETSELDKILSLLFDYYKEELSLSSGGKERLSNDVLGIIKGLGFYKKSDLAMSVFEWFKNRNDCESVLSNSAVAVIINMLGKEGKVSVAASLLNNLHKDGFEPDVYAYTSLITACVSNGRYREAVMVFKKMEEEGCKPTLITYNVILNVYGKMGMPWNKIIGLFEGMKNAGILPDEYTYNTLITCCRRGSLYEEAAAVFEDMKSMGFVPDKVTYNTLLDVYGKSRRIKEAIEVLREMEVNGCSPSIVTYNSLISAYARDGLLEEAMELKNQIVERGIKLDVFTYTAMLSGFVRTGKDESALRVFEEMRTAGCKPNICTFNALIKMHGNRGKFAEMMKVFEEIKICCCVPDIVTWNTLLAVFGQNGMDSEMSGVFKEMKRVGFVPERDTYNTLISAYSRCGSFDQAMAMYKRMLEAGITPDLSTYNAVLAALARGGLWEQSEKILAEMQDGMCKPNELTHCSLLHAYANGKEIGRMLALAEEICSGVIEPHAVLLKTLVLVNSKCDLLLEAERAFLELKRKGFSPDLSTLNAMIAIYGRRQMVTKTNEILNFMKESGFTPSLATYNSLMYMHSQSENFERSEEVLKEILAKGIEPDIISYNTVIFAYCRNGRMKEASRIFSEMRESGLIPDVITYNTFVASYAADSMFEEAIDVVCYMIKHGCKPNQNTYNSVIDGYCKLNRRDDAIKFISSLHELDPHISREEECRLLERLTKWS, from the coding sequence ATGACAGAGAAACTAGCTCTCCCTCTTCTCCTCACAAACCCACCCCCAACAAAACTCTTACTGCCTCTCCAATCTCACCTCCACCAACAACAGCTAAAACTAACAACACCCACTTCACCACCGCCACAACATGGCACTCCACCTATGCACGACTTCCTTTTCAAGCAAAGCCCCAATCTTTCCAAACCCACCAACCCGCAAACCCAACCTGATCCATTTCCTATCCCAAGAAACCGAACCCGAATTGGCAAGGCCCGTGACCCTAACCGTGGTAAACCCTGGACCCACCGTCGTCTCTCCCTTCAAGGTCAGCGAGTTCTAGATTCTTTAAATGACCCTTCTTTCGAAACCAGtgaattagataaaattttgagTCTTTTATTTGATTACTACAAAGAAGAGTTGAGTTTAAGTAGTGGTGGTAAGGAGAGGTTAAGTAATGATGTTTTGGGTATtattaagggtttagggttttataaaaaaagcgACCTGGCTATGAGTGTGTTTGAGTGGTTTAAGAATAGGAATGATTGTGAATCTGTCTTGAGTAATTCAGCTGTGGCTGTGATTATTAATATGCTTGgtaaagaaggaaaagtttcgGTGGCAGCATCTTTGTTGAATAATTTGCATAAAGATGGGTTTGAACCTGATGTTTATGCGTATACATCTTTAATAACTGCTTGTGTTAGTAATGGGAGGTATAGGGAAGCTGTGATGGTTTTTAAGAAGATGGAGGAAGAAGGGTGCAAACCAACTTTGATTACTTATAATGTGATTCTGAATGTGTATGGAAAAATGGGTATGCCTTGGAACAAGATTATAGGTCTGTTTGAGGGAATGAAGAATGCTGGGATTTTGCCGGATGAGTATACATATAATACGCTGATAACTTGTTGTAGACGAGGATCTTTGTATGAAGAAGCTGCTGCGGTTTTTGAGGATATGAAATCGATGGGGTTTGTGCCTGATAAGGTCACTTATAATACTttattggatgtttatgggaAGTCTAGGAGGATTAAGGAGGCGATTGAGGTATTAAGAGAAATGGAGGTCAATGGATGTTCACCAAGCATTGTGACATATAATTCGTTGATATCTGCTTATGCAAGGGATGGTCTGTTGGAAGAAGCAATGGAGCTTAAAAACCAGATAGTTGAAAGAGGGATTAAACTGGATGTTTTTACTTACACTGCAATGTTGTCAGGATTTGTGAGGACTGGTAAGGATGAGTCTGCATTGAGGGTTTTTGAGGAAATGAGAACTGCAGGTTGCAAACCTAATATTTGTACTTTCAATGCCTTGATTAAGATGCATGGTAACAGGGGAAAGTTTGCAGAAATGATGAAGGTTTTTGAGGAGATCAAAATTTGCTGCTGTGTACCAGATATTGTTACTTGGAATACCCTTCTAGCAGTGTTTGGGCAAAATGGGATGGACTCAGAAATGTCTGGAGTTTTCAAGGAGATGAAGAGGGTTGGCTTTGTACCAGAGAGGGATACCTACAACACCCTAATCAGCGCGTACAGTCGGTGTGGTTCATTTGACCAAGCCATGGCTATGTACAAGAGAATGCTGGAAGCTGGGATTACACCTGATCTTTCCACCTATAATGCTGTTTTGGCAGCATTAGCTCGAGGAGGGCTATGGGAACAGTCAGAGAAAATACTTGCTGAAATGCAAGATGGCATGTGCAAGCCCAATGAACTGACACACTGTTCTTTGCTTCATGCTTATGCCAATGGCAAGGAGATTGGACGGATGCTTGCTCTTGCGGAGGAGATATGCTCTGGTGTAATTGAACCTCATGCTGTGCTCTTGAAGACCCTTGTTTTAGTTAATAGTAAATGTGACCTCCTATTAGAAGCTGAGCGTGCATTCCTGGAGTTGAAGAGAAAAGGCTTTTCACCTGACTTGAGTACTCTGAATGCCATGATTGCTATTTACGGCAGGAGGCAGATGGTTACCAAAACAAATGAGATCTTGAACTTCATGAAAGAGAGTGGGTTCACTCCTAGCTTGGCAACTTACAATAGTTTGATGTATATGCACAGCCAATCAGAGAACTTTGAGAGGTCAGAAGAAGTTTTAAAAGAAATCCTTGCAAAGGGAATAGAACCAGATATAATTTCATACAACACCGTTATTTTTGCGTATTGTCGAAATGGGCGGATGAAAGAGGCTTCACGTATATTCTCAGAAATGAGAGAATCTGGGCTTATTCCAGATGTAATCACATATAATACTTTTGTTGCAAGTTATGCAGCTGATTCAATGTTTGAGGAGGCTATTGATGTTGTTTGCTACATGATCAAGCATGGATGTAAACCGAACCAGAATACATACAACTCGGTCATTGATGGATACTGTAAACTTAATCGCAGGGACGATGCAATCAAGTTCATAAGCAGCCTTCATGAGCTTGATCCACACATTTCCAGGGAGGAAGAGTGCAGGTTATTAGAGCGTTTAACCAAATGGTCATAG
- the LOC118059134 gene encoding uncharacterized protein, with translation MAISSGIFSTFLSTETVPLLKFPSLTSTSPLRFLAAPPANPRMVRSTVVTCATASTGNRAPRGIMKPRRVSPEMADFVGAPEVSRTQALKLIWAHIKEHNLQDPSNKKNIICDEKLKKIFAGKDQVGFLEIAGLISPHFLK, from the exons atggCAATTTCTTCAGGGATTTTCTCTACTTTCCTGTCCACCGAAACGGTGCCGCTTCTCAAGTTTCCTTCTCTTACATCCACTTCTCCTCTCAGGTTTCTGGCTGCGCCTCCCGCGAACCCGCGCATGGTGCGTAGTACTGTAGTTACCTGCGCCACGGCATCGACCGGAAACCGTGCTCCACGCGGCATAATGAAGCCGAGGCGAGTCTCACCTGAAATGGCGGACTTTGTTGGTGCTCCTGAGGTCTCTCGTACTCAGGCTCTCAAGCTTATATGGGCCCATATTAAGGAGCACAATCTTCAG GACCCTAGTAACAAGAAGAACATAATTTGTGACGAGAAGTTGAAGAAGATATTTGCTGGTAAAGACCAGGTTGGATTTCTTGAGATTGCTGGGTTGATTAGTCCTCATTTCCTCAAATGA
- the LOC118059135 gene encoding uncharacterized protein, whose amino-acid sequence MMLKKAVILLSLICISIAGVAGQAPATSPTATPAPPTPISSPPPATTPPPVSAPPPVTQSPPPATPPPVSAPPPATPPPATPPPATPPPATPPPATPPPATPPPATPPPAVPPPAPLAAPPALVPAPAPSKPKLKSPAPSPLALSPPSPPTGAPAPSLGASSPGPAGTDVSGVEKMGSVQKMVLSLVFGSAFWLLA is encoded by the exons ATGATGCTAAAAAAAGCTGTCATCCTTCTTTCTTTGATCTGCATTTCGATTGCTGGTGTTGCTGGTCAAGCACCAGCAACGTCACCAACAGCAACACCAGCACCACCCACACCAATTTCTTCCCCACCACCAGCAACCACTCCTCCACCAGTTTCAGCCCCACCTCCCGTTACCCAATCTCCACCTCCAGCTACCCCTCCTCCAGTTTCAGCCCCACCACCTGCCACCCCTCCACCAGCAACACCTCCTCCCGCCACCCCGCCACCAGCAACACCTCCACCAGCAACCCCACCACCTGCTACTCCTCCACCAGCAACCCCTCCTCCCGCTGTTCCTCCACCAGCTCCATTGGCAGCTCCACCAGCTCTTGTTCCGGCTCCAGCTCCCAGCAAGCCTAAGTTGAAGTCTCCAGCTCCATCTCCTCTGGCATTGAGTCCTCCATCTCCACCAACTGGCGCTCCTGCTCCAAGTTTGGGTGCTTCCTCTCCTGGACCCGCTGGAACCGATGTG AGTGGAGTAGAGAAGATGGGGTCCGTGCAGAAGATGGTCCTGAGCTTGGTCTTTGGATCAGCATTCTGGTTGCTAGCTTAG
- the LOC118059136 gene encoding uncharacterized protein, with protein MEKKQGFFSALKEEIVGGFSPSRSRSNSPAKTASSMSGLLYRKKHRKDTSSYAAQPEPLIGKSRSSRPMVGETLTPLIEGPDPDGGVGEHKRAGSGPGLGQWMKGQLSRTPSATSLAYKRSDLRLLLGVMGAPLAPVHVNTLDPLPHLSIKDTPIETSSAQYILQQYMAASGGQQVQTSIRNAYAMGKLKMIVSESETPTRVVKNRNDARGVESGGFVLWQMNPDMWYVELAVGGDKVRAGCNGKLVWRHTPWLGAHTAKGPVRPLRRALQGLDPRTTASMFADARCIGEKNINGEDCFILKVLADPQTLKARSEGPGEIIRHVLFGYFSQKTGLLVHMEDSHLTRNQSIGGDAVYWETTINSFLDDYRPVEGIMIAHSGRSAVTLYRFGEVAMSHTKTKMEEAWTIEEVAFNVPGLSVDCFIPPADLKSGSFNEACELPHDEGGKSAMALVALRAKVAALDKSDDSCGDNMTWKTEV; from the exons atggaaaaaaaacaaggttttttCTCAGCACTTAAAGAAGAAATAGTCGGAGGATTCTCCCCTTCTCGTTCTCGCTCAAACAGCCCGGCCAAAACTGCTTCATCAATGTCGGGTCTGCTCTACCGGAAAAAACACAGAAAGGACACTTCATCCTACGCCGCACAACCAGAACCGTTGATTGGGAAATCGAGGAGCTCAAGGCCAATGGTAGGGGAAACGTTAACTCCACTAATAGAGGGCCCGGATCCCGATGGAGGGGTAGGTGAGCATAAACGGGCCGGGTCTGGGCCGGGTCTGGGTCAGTGGATGAAAGGGCAGTTATCGAGGACTCCATCTGCTACAAGTTTGGCTTATAAGAGGTCTGATCTGAGGTTATTGCTTGGTGTCATGGGTGCACCATTGGCTCCGGTGCATGTTAACACTTTAGACCCTTTGCCTCACCTTAGCATTAAAGACACCCCCATT GAAACTTCCTCTGCTCAATACATATTGCAGCAGTACATGGCAGCTTCTGGTGGGCAGCAGGTGCAGACCTCGATTCGAAATGCATATGCCATGGGAAAGCTTAAGATGATAGTTTCGGAGTCTGAAACACCCACAAGGGTGGTGAAGAACCGCAACGATGCTAGAGGTGTCGAGTCAGGCGGGTTTGTGCTTTGGCAGATGAATCCTGATATGTGGTATGTTGAGCTTGCCGTTGGGGGTGATAAGGTTCGTGCTGGTTGCAATGGCAAACTTGTCTGGAGGCACACGCCTTGGCTTGGTGCACATACTGCCAAAGGTCCTGTTAGACCATTGCGTAGAGCGCTCCAG GGTCTTGATCCAAGAACCACAGCTAGTATGTTTGCAGATGCAAGGTGCATAggagagaaaaacataaatggCGAGGACTGCTTTATACTAAAGGTATTGGCTGATCCACAGACTCTGAAAGCTCGGAGTGAAGGCCCGGGCGAGATCATAAGGCATGTTTTGTTTGGCTACTTCAGCCAAAAGACTGGACTTCTGGTTCATATGGAGGATTCACATCTGACCCGCAACCAATCCATTGGCGGGGATGCAGTTTACTGGGAAACGACAATCAATTCATTCCTTGATGATTACAGGCCAGTTGAAGGGATCATGATTGCCCACTCAGGTCGCTCAGCGGTGACTCTTTACAGGTTTGGTGAGGTGGCAATGAGCCATACCAAGACAAAGATGGAGGAAGCTTGGACTATTGAAGAGGTTGCATTCAACGTGCCTGGCCTTTCAGTAGACTGTTTTATACCCCCAGCAGATTTAAAATCAGGGTCCTTTAATGAAGCTTGTGAGCTACCTCATGATGAAGGGGGGAAGAGTGCAATGGCATTAGTAGCACTTCGGGCGAAAGTTGCAGCACTAGATAAATCAGATGATAGCTGTGGAGATAACATGACATGGAAGACGGAGGTCTAA